A part of Limihaloglobus sulfuriphilus genomic DNA contains:
- the carB gene encoding carbamoyl-phosphate synthase large subunit: MPKRQDIKKILIIGSGPIVIGQGCEFDYSGAQACKALMKEGYEVSLVNSNPATIMTDPEMASRTYIEPITPDMVEKIIERERPDSILPTLGGQTGLNTAVDLAKAGVLDKYGVKLLGADLETIKKAEERDLFKTIIQEIGLEVPKSGYAHTWQEAEEIIKEVSFPAIIRPSYTLGGMGGNIAYNMSEYRKYIEWGLELSPANQVLVEESVIGWKEYELEVMRDRRDNVVIICSIENLDPMGVHTGDSITVAPAQTLTDKEYQIMRDAAIKIIRAIGVETGGCNIQFSVDPRSGKLYVIEMNPRVSRSSALASKATGFPIAKIAALLAVGYTLDEIPNDITKKTPACFEPTIDYCVVKYPRFTFEKFPNTNSELTVQMKSVGEAMAIGRTFKESFQKAVRSLEINRYSLDNCYLPEGLSEQQLMDKLRSSPWDKVWYVAEAIRRGMPIGQIYDITGIDPWYLNNFREIIELEGWIKSSCLEDIDKEKMLRIKQFGFSDKYISGILGVTESKFRNYRKGLGIKCVYKMVDTCGAEFEAHTPYLYSTYEDECEANPTDRKKIIILGGGPNRIGQGIEFDYCCVHAAFALKEIGIEAIMVNCNPETVSTDYDTSDKLFFEPLTFEDVMNIVDVEKPYGVIVQFGGQTPLKLANALMEAGVNIIGTSPESIDRAEDREMFNLVVEKLNLTQPFSGTARTLEETEQIADKLGYPLLIRPSFVLGGRAMQVVYSREALESCVKNALEASDEHPILIDKFLNDATELDVDAVSDGETVVVGGIMEHIEEAGVHSGDSACSLPPISLDDETLSRIKDQTYMLAKELNVCGLMNIQYAVKDGEIYILEVNPRASRTIPFVSKSIGVPLAKIAAKVMAGKKLKELGFTEQVVKKHYSVKEAVFPFLKFQGIDTLLGPEMLSTGEVMGVSDDFGLAFAKSQIAAGNRPPMKGNVAISVKDMDKKAAIEIAKSFISLGFKIFATKGTCIELINNNVPSEYVPKLDEARPNIVDRIINGDFDLVINTTIGQKSIDDSFEIRRKALDHAVPYVTTIRGAKAILKAVKAMNELEVNVKPIQEYYAV, encoded by the coding sequence TTGCCCAAACGTCAGGATATAAAAAAGATACTGATAATCGGCTCAGGCCCGATAGTAATCGGCCAGGGCTGCGAATTCGACTATTCCGGAGCTCAGGCCTGCAAGGCTTTGATGAAAGAGGGCTACGAAGTTTCTCTTGTCAACAGCAATCCTGCTACCATTATGACCGATCCGGAAATGGCATCAAGAACCTATATTGAGCCTATTACGCCGGATATGGTGGAAAAAATAATTGAGCGCGAACGTCCGGACAGCATACTGCCTACACTTGGCGGCCAGACGGGACTTAACACGGCGGTAGATCTGGCAAAAGCCGGAGTTCTGGATAAGTACGGGGTTAAATTACTTGGCGCTGACCTTGAAACCATCAAGAAGGCCGAGGAACGGGACCTGTTCAAAACAATTATACAGGAGATAGGGCTGGAAGTGCCCAAAAGCGGCTATGCGCATACCTGGCAGGAAGCGGAGGAAATCATAAAAGAAGTATCTTTCCCCGCCATCATACGTCCCTCATATACGCTTGGCGGAATGGGAGGCAATATTGCCTACAATATGTCTGAATACCGCAAATACATAGAATGGGGCCTTGAGCTGAGCCCTGCCAATCAGGTACTTGTAGAAGAGTCCGTTATAGGCTGGAAGGAATACGAGCTTGAGGTCATGCGGGACCGCAGGGATAACGTTGTTATAATCTGCTCAATCGAAAATCTCGATCCAATGGGTGTTCATACCGGCGACAGCATTACCGTTGCTCCGGCCCAGACACTTACCGATAAAGAGTACCAGATTATGCGGGACGCGGCAATAAAGATAATTCGCGCAATCGGTGTGGAGACGGGCGGATGCAACATTCAGTTCTCAGTTGATCCCCGCAGCGGAAAGCTCTATGTCATAGAGATGAACCCGCGTGTCTCGAGAAGCTCAGCGCTTGCTTCAAAGGCGACAGGCTTCCCAATAGCCAAGATAGCCGCTCTGCTTGCTGTTGGCTACACGCTTGATGAGATACCAAATGACATAACCAAAAAAACGCCGGCATGTTTTGAACCGACTATTGACTATTGCGTGGTGAAATATCCCCGTTTTACCTTCGAAAAGTTCCCTAACACCAACTCCGAGCTTACAGTCCAGATGAAAAGTGTCGGCGAGGCGATGGCGATAGGCCGTACTTTCAAAGAATCGTTCCAGAAAGCGGTAAGAAGCCTTGAAATCAACCGTTACAGCCTGGATAACTGTTATCTGCCCGAGGGTTTATCTGAGCAGCAGCTTATGGATAAGCTCAGGTCAAGTCCCTGGGACAAAGTCTGGTACGTTGCCGAGGCGATACGGCGGGGTATGCCGATAGGGCAGATTTACGATATTACCGGTATTGATCCGTGGTATCTGAATAATTTCCGAGAGATAATCGAGCTCGAGGGCTGGATCAAGTCTTCATGTCTCGAAGATATTGACAAGGAAAAGATGCTGCGTATAAAGCAGTTTGGCTTTAGCGATAAGTATATTTCCGGTATATTAGGCGTAACAGAATCTAAGTTCCGAAATTACCGCAAGGGTCTCGGCATAAAATGCGTTTACAAAATGGTTGATACGTGCGGCGCTGAATTTGAAGCGCATACCCCGTATCTCTACAGCACATACGAAGACGAATGCGAAGCTAACCCCACAGACCGCAAGAAAATTATTATTCTCGGCGGCGGGCCAAACCGGATCGGCCAGGGCATCGAGTTCGACTACTGCTGTGTGCACGCGGCCTTTGCTCTCAAAGAGATTGGCATAGAAGCGATTATGGTAAACTGCAACCCGGAGACGGTCAGTACCGATTATGACACATCAGATAAGCTCTTCTTTGAGCCGCTTACGTTCGAAGATGTTATGAATATTGTCGATGTTGAGAAACCCTATGGTGTTATTGTCCAGTTCGGCGGCCAGACACCCCTGAAGCTGGCAAACGCACTGATGGAAGCGGGGGTAAATATAATTGGCACTTCCCCTGAATCCATCGACAGGGCAGAAGACCGCGAAATGTTTAACCTTGTAGTCGAAAAACTGAACCTGACACAGCCGTTCAGCGGCACGGCAAGGACATTAGAAGAAACCGAGCAGATAGCTGATAAACTCGGATACCCTCTGCTTATAAGGCCCTCATTTGTTCTCGGCGGACGTGCAATGCAGGTGGTTTACAGCCGCGAAGCATTGGAATCCTGTGTCAAAAACGCTCTTGAGGCATCAGATGAGCATCCTATCCTTATCGATAAATTCCTCAATGATGCCACGGAGCTTGATGTCGATGCGGTAAGCGACGGCGAGACAGTTGTTGTCGGCGGGATTATGGAACATATAGAAGAAGCGGGAGTGCATTCGGGCGACAGTGCGTGCAGTCTGCCGCCAATATCGCTCGACGATGAAACGCTCTCAAGGATAAAAGATCAGACCTATATGCTCGCAAAAGAGCTTAATGTATGCGGGCTTATGAACATACAGTACGCGGTCAAGGACGGCGAAATCTATATTCTGGAAGTCAACCCCAGGGCTTCCCGGACAATTCCTTTTGTCAGCAAGAGTATAGGTGTGCCCCTGGCAAAGATAGCCGCGAAGGTTATGGCAGGAAAAAAACTTAAAGAGCTTGGCTTTACGGAGCAGGTTGTCAAGAAACATTATTCTGTAAAGGAAGCTGTCTTTCCGTTCCTCAAGTTTCAGGGCATTGATACACTGCTTGGGCCGGAAATGCTTTCTACCGGAGAAGTTATGGGAGTTTCAGATGATTTTGGGCTCGCCTTTGCCAAGTCGCAGATCGCCGCGGGCAACCGTCCCCCGATGAAGGGAAATGTTGCCATAAGCGTTAAGGATATGGACAAAAAAGCAGCGATTGAAATCGCTAAATCCTTTATATCCCTTGGATTCAAGATATTCGCGACAAAGGGCACATGTATTGAGTTGATCAACAATAATGTCCCCAGCGAGTATGTTCCCAAGCTCGACGAAGCGCGGCCAAACATTGTTGACAGGATAATAAACGGTGATTTTGACCTGGTTATAAATACGACCATCGGCCAGAAATCCATCGATGATTCGTTTGAGATACGCCGCAAGGCCCTTGACCATGCCGTGCCTTATGTGACAACAATAAGAGGAGCCAAAGCCATTTTAAAAGCTGTAAAGGCCATGAATGAGCTTGAGGTAAACGTCAAGCCGATACAGGAATATTATGCAGTATAA